One region of Zingiber officinale cultivar Zhangliang chromosome 7B, Zo_v1.1, whole genome shotgun sequence genomic DNA includes:
- the LOC122004548 gene encoding probable cytokinin riboside 5'-monophosphate phosphoribohydrolase LOGL1, producing the protein MAGQAVIRVKVVSNMHERKAVMAGQADAFIALPGGYGTMEEVMEMITWSQLGIHNKPVGLLNVDGYYNSLLELFDNGVRDGFIKPASRHIVISSPNATELLAKMELYTPLHQEVVPRQSWEVVNL; encoded by the exons ATGGCTGGACAAGCTGTTATCAGAGTAAAGGTAGTTTCTAATATGCATGAGAGAAAAGCTGTGATGGCTGGACAAGCTGATGCATTCATTGCACTTCCTG GAGGATATGGAACAATGGAAGAGGTGATGGAGATGATAACATGGTCACAGCTTGGAATTCATAATAAACCA GTTGGTTTGTTAAATGTTGATGGCTACTACAATTCCTTGCTCGAACTATTTGACAATGGTGTGAGAGATGGTTTTATTAAGCCGGCTTCTAGGCACATCGTTATTTCTTCTCCGAATGCAACTGAATTGCTTGCGAAAATGGAG CTATACACTCCCTTGCACCAAGAGGTTGTTCCGAGGCAGAGCTGGGAGGTTGTGAATTTATGA